The window GGTGCTGTTGATGGTCAGCGGCGCGCCGCGGCCGTTGAAGTGATAGTCGCCCAGTTCCTCCAGGTCGATGTCGAGGTTGCGGGCGGCCACGTCGAGAAAGCGTCCCGTGCCGGCGGCACACTTGTCGTTCATGGCGAAGTTGGACACGCTGCCGTTGGCGTCGATCTGGATGGCCTTGGAATCCTGGCCGCCGATGTTGATGATGGTGCGCACGCCGCCGAACGCGCGGCCGACCTCGTGGGCGCCGATGGCGTTGGCGGTGATCTCGCTGATGGAGTCGTCGGCCTCCTTGAACAGCTTGCGGCCGTAGCCGGTGGCGATCAGGTAGCCCACCTGCTCGCGTCGGACGCCGTGGCGATCCAGCAGCACCCGCAGCGCTTCCTTCGCGTTCTTGTGGAACAGGCTGCCGGAATCGGAGAC is drawn from Candidatus Nitricoxidivorans perseverans and contains these coding sequences:
- a CDS encoding acyl-CoA dehydratase activase, encoding MNYFAGLDIGSTAIKVALVDEAGGLVGVHVSDSGSLFHKNAKEALRVLLDRHGVRREQVGYLIATGYGRKLFKEADDSISEITANAIGAHEVGRAFGGVRTIINIGGQDSKAIQIDANGSVSNFAMNDKCAAGTGRFLDVAARNLDIDLEELGDYHFNGRGAPLTINSTCTVFAESEIIGLLANSHGKEEIVAGIHYSIARRTVRLAKRVGIEDRVYFDGGPALNKGLVAAIQDELQRELVVPEHPQTTTAFGAAILARQEFLAERAAA